TGTCGATCATGGTCGGCGTCGGCCGCGGTGCGCAGGCCGGCGTCCTGATCAAGAATGCCGAAGCGCTGGAGCGGATGGAGAAGATCGACACGCTCGTCGTCGACAAGACCGGCACGCTGACCGAGGGCAAGCCCAAGGTGGTGTCGATCGTGCCGGCTACCGGCTTTGCCGAGGACGACATTGTCCGACTCGCGGCCAGCGTCGAGCGCGCCAGCGAGCATCCGCTGGCCGACGCGATCGTGCGCGCGGCCAAGGAGAGGCAGCTTGCGCTCGGCCAGGTCGAAGAGTTCGATTCGCCTACCGGCAAGGGCGCGACCGGCCAGGTCGACGGCAGGACCATCGTGCTCGGCAACGCCAAATACCTGACGTCGATCGGCATCGACACCAGGGCGCTCGATGCCGAGGCCGAACGCTTGCGCGGCGACGGCGCCACCGTGATCAACATGGCAATCGACGGCGCGCTTGCCGGCCTGTTCGCCATCGCCGATCCGGTCAAGGCCTCGACCCCGGAGGCCCTGAAGGCGCTCGCGGCCGAGGGCATCAAGGTCATCATGCTGACCGGCGACAACCGCACCACGGCGGAGGCGGTGGCGCGCCGGCTCGGCATTGCCGATGTCGAAGCCGAGGTGCTGCCCGACCAGAAGAGCGCGGTCGTGATGAAGCTGCAAAAGGCCGGACGCAGCGTCGCGATGGCCGGCGACGGCGTCAACGACGCACCGGCGCTGGCGGCGGCCGAGGTGGGCATCGCCATGGGCACCGGCACCGACGTTGCAATGGAAAGCGCCGGCGTCACCCTGCTGAAGGGCGACCTCACCGGCATCGTGCGTGCGCGAAAGCTGTCGCAGGCGACGATGAGCAATATCAGGCAAAATCTGTTCTTCGCCTTCATCTACAACGCTGCCGGCATTCCGATCGCCGCCGGCATCCTCTATCCCGCCTTCGGCCTGCTGCTGTCGCCGATCATCGCGGCCGCGGCGATGGCGCTGTCCTCGGTGAGCGTGGTCGGCAATGCGCTAAGGCTGCGTGCGACGAAGCTGTGAGGGCGACGAAATCCGTGTAGAACAGGTCCATTCGGCGGTACCCGCAGAGAGGGCCTGATGCAGCGGATTACGATCACGATCGAGGACGATCTTTTAGCGGAGATCGACGCTGCCGCCGAGGCGCGCGGCTACCAGAACCGCAGCGAGGTCATCCGCGATCTCGCCCGCGCCGGGCTGCAGCAATCGAGCGAGGACACCGCGCAGAGCGGCCCCTGCGTTGCCGGCCTCGTCTATGTCTACGATCACGCCGCGCGCGACCTCTCGAAGCGGCTGGTGCAGGAATTCCACGGCCATCACGACCTCGC
The genomic region above belongs to Bradyrhizobium sp. CCBAU 53338 and contains:
- the nikR gene encoding nickel-responsive transcriptional regulator NikR, coding for MQRITITIEDDLLAEIDAAAEARGYQNRSEVIRDLARAGLQQSSEDTAQSGPCVAGLVYVYDHAARDLSKRLVQEFHGHHDLALATLHVHLDDDNCMEMTALRGDAAEVRHFADHIIAERGVRYGRVVMIPTGEGKPSKMRKHGHRHD